In Elusimicrobia bacterium HGW-Elusimicrobia-1, the following proteins share a genomic window:
- a CDS encoding MBL fold metallo-hydrolase: MGHYARRYRRRNTCRCGFKGGIISDEVLLKIITVSVGELETNCYILIDDSSEAVVIDPGAEAKKIIAALDREKAVCRRIIFTHGHADHIGAAGDIKAKYGALILTHPLEFEALVSSEKNLSAFTGDFISAPPADGALNDGDTVSAGEISLEVMHTPGHTAGGICLIARKKNGEAFAVFSGDTIFRQTVGRCDLPGGDEKAMAASVSKFMAIRGNPAIYPGHGSATTLYAEKLSNPFFRNQL; encoded by the coding sequence ATGGGGCATTATGCTCGACGATACCGCCGCCGGAATACTTGCCGCTGCGGCTTTAAGGGCGGCATCATTTCTGACGAGGTTCTTTTGAAAATCATAACCGTTTCCGTCGGAGAACTTGAAACCAACTGCTATATCCTCATAGACGATTCGTCGGAAGCCGTGGTAATAGACCCCGGAGCCGAGGCGAAAAAAATAATAGCCGCGCTGGATAGAGAAAAAGCCGTCTGCCGGCGCATAATATTTACGCACGGCCACGCCGACCACATCGGCGCGGCGGGGGATATCAAAGCAAAGTACGGGGCTCTCATACTGACGCACCCGCTCGAATTCGAGGCGCTCGTATCGAGCGAAAAAAATCTTTCGGCCTTCACGGGCGACTTCATTTCGGCGCCTCCGGCCGACGGCGCTCTAAACGACGGAGATACGGTTTCCGCAGGGGAAATATCGCTGGAAGTAATGCACACGCCGGGACACACGGCCGGCGGGATATGCCTGATAGCGCGGAAAAAAAACGGCGAGGCGTTCGCGGTTTTTTCCGGCGACACAATTTTCCGCCAAACGGTAGGAAGATGCGATTTGCCCGGCGGAGATGAAAAAGCGATGGCGGCGTCCGTATCCAAATTTATGGCCATCCGCGGCAATCCCGCCATATATCCGGGTCACGGAAGCGCCACCACTTTGTACGCCGAAAAACTCTCCAATCCGTTTTTCAGGAATCAGTTATGA
- a CDS encoding tyrosine recombinase produces MKNPAELLQEFEAYISAEKGLARNTLEAYRSDLKIFLEYLKKLKIPVEKVVQDTVSGYLWDRKTGGMAAASIYRNMESIRQFYRFLVLEHDLPDDPTMNLPLPKTAALLPEFLSAPEIAALISSVPYKTKNQLRFRAMLEVMYSSGLRISEVLTLKKSDPDPTLGIIKVKGKGSKERIVPLNKTAAMFVEKHILSSGAAISDDGYLFAGAGGRPLSRVSFWKRLKKNAAAAGILKNVKPHSIRHSFASHLLEGGADLRSIQEMLGHSSISTTQIYTHIDRRRLKDIHKKFHPRSR; encoded by the coding sequence ATGAAGAATCCCGCCGAGTTGCTCCAAGAGTTTGAAGCATACATATCCGCGGAAAAGGGTCTGGCGCGCAACACGCTGGAGGCCTACCGCAGCGATCTTAAAATATTTTTGGAATATCTGAAAAAACTCAAAATTCCCGTCGAGAAAGTAGTTCAGGATACCGTATCCGGATATTTGTGGGACAGAAAAACGGGAGGAATGGCGGCCGCGAGTATTTACCGGAATATGGAGTCGATAAGGCAATTTTACAGATTTCTTGTCCTTGAACACGACCTTCCCGACGACCCCACAATGAATCTGCCCCTGCCCAAAACGGCCGCGTTGCTGCCGGAGTTTTTATCGGCGCCGGAAATCGCGGCGCTCATCTCGTCCGTCCCGTACAAAACCAAAAATCAACTCAGATTCAGGGCGATGCTGGAAGTGATGTACTCGTCGGGCTTAAGAATTTCCGAAGTGCTCACATTAAAGAAATCCGACCCTGATCCGACTCTGGGAATAATCAAAGTAAAAGGCAAAGGGTCCAAAGAGCGGATTGTGCCTCTCAATAAAACCGCCGCGATGTTCGTTGAAAAACATATACTGTCGTCGGGCGCGGCAATTTCCGACGACGGCTATCTTTTTGCCGGAGCGGGCGGCAGGCCCCTCAGCCGCGTATCCTTCTGGAAACGCCTTAAAAAAAACGCCGCGGCCGCGGGAATATTAAAAAACGTAAAGCCGCATTCCATAAGACACTCGTTCGCGTCGCATCTTCTGGAAGGCGGCGCGGATTTAAGAAGCATACAGGAAATGCTCGGGCATTCTTCCATATCCACAACGCAAATCTACACTCATATAGACCGCAGGCGTTTGAAGGACATTCATAAAAAATTTCATCCGCGGAGCCGCTGA
- a CDS encoding phosphatidylglycerophosphatase A produces the protein MTPSEIPPNMKPSMFFASFFGAGFFPAAPGTAGSVAAAALYALMVPRGFGLFAAAAMFIAGVFIVRATRTYLETEDDQRIVIDEAAGVWLAMAAAPQGLWNALAAVALFRFFDVLKPLGIKKIQRLPYEWGIMLDDTAAGILAAAALRAASFLTRFF, from the coding sequence ATGACCCCTTCTGAAATTCCGCCGAATATGAAACCTTCGATGTTTTTCGCCTCTTTTTTCGGCGCGGGATTTTTTCCCGCCGCGCCCGGCACGGCCGGCTCCGTCGCGGCGGCGGCATTGTATGCGCTTATGGTTCCGCGCGGATTTGGACTTTTCGCCGCCGCGGCTATGTTTATCGCCGGTGTCTTCATAGTCAGAGCCACGCGGACTTATCTTGAAACCGAGGACGACCAGAGAATAGTTATCGACGAGGCGGCCGGTGTTTGGCTGGCGATGGCCGCCGCTCCTCAGGGACTCTGGAACGCATTGGCGGCGGTGGCTCTTTTCAGATTTTTCGACGTGCTCAAACCTCTGGGGATAAAAAAAATACAGCGCCTGCCTTACGAATGGGGCATTATGCTCGACGATACCGCCGCCGGAATACTTGCCGCTGCGGCTTTAAGGGCGGCATCATTTCTGACGAGGTTCTTTTGA
- a CDS encoding AAA family ATPase gives MTNKYKAEELVAKLSRAGASVRSELSKKIVGQDEAVGQLLVALFSKGHCLIVGVPGLAKTLLVSTLSEILGLKFSRIQFTPDLMPADITGTEIIQEDPATARKIFRFIPGPVFTQILLADEINRTPPKTQSALLEAMQEMKVTSAGKSYALEPPFFVLATQNPIEQEGTYPLPEAQLDRFFFQINISYPTAAEEKTIAMTTTSREASPVDKILSASDIIALQDIVRQVPVSDYILEKVVAMVRDTRPGGKETAAKSSLKYVQWGAGPRGTQSVILAAKAHAILNSRMTVSTEDVAAVVKPALRHRMILNYTAEAEGVTTDALIEELFGAHFDERTA, from the coding sequence ATGACAAACAAATACAAGGCCGAGGAACTCGTAGCCAAACTTTCGCGGGCGGGGGCATCCGTCAGGTCGGAACTGTCAAAAAAAATAGTCGGTCAGGACGAGGCCGTCGGGCAGTTGCTCGTGGCGCTTTTCAGCAAAGGACATTGTCTTATCGTAGGCGTTCCCGGTCTGGCAAAAACCCTTTTGGTATCCACACTATCCGAAATTCTGGGATTGAAATTCTCGCGAATACAATTCACGCCCGATCTTATGCCCGCCGACATCACGGGAACGGAAATAATACAGGAAGACCCGGCAACCGCGCGAAAAATTTTCAGATTCATACCCGGTCCGGTGTTCACCCAGATACTTCTGGCCGACGAAATCAACCGCACTCCTCCTAAAACTCAGTCGGCGCTTCTTGAAGCGATGCAGGAAATGAAGGTCACGTCGGCGGGAAAGTCGTACGCCCTGGAACCCCCGTTTTTCGTACTGGCCACTCAAAACCCGATAGAGCAGGAAGGGACTTATCCTCTTCCCGAAGCGCAGCTCGACAGATTTTTCTTTCAGATAAACATATCTTATCCCACGGCGGCCGAAGAAAAAACCATTGCGATGACGACCACGTCGCGGGAGGCGTCCCCCGTCGACAAAATACTTTCGGCTTCGGACATCATCGCGTTGCAGGACATAGTGCGGCAGGTGCCGGTTTCGGATTATATACTCGAAAAAGTCGTAGCCATGGTCAGAGACACCCGACCCGGCGGAAAAGAAACGGCGGCCAAATCTTCGCTCAAATACGTCCAGTGGGGCGCGGGGCCGCGCGGGACGCAAAGCGTAATACTGGCCGCCAAAGCCCACGCCATACTCAATTCGCGGATGACAGTTTCCACCGAAGACGTGGCAGCCGTCGTAAAGCCCGCGCTGCGTCACAGGATGATACTCAATTACACCGCCGAGGCCGAAGGCGTAACGACCGACGCGCTTATAGAGGAACTTTTCGGGGCGCACTTCGATGAGCGAACTGCTTGA
- the pgsA gene encoding CDP-diacylglycerol--glycerol-3-phosphate 3-phosphatidyltransferase, whose product MNIALQLTVFRLAILPFFVFLMYVNSFEARLAALALFLLGMLSDAWDGYFARKRNEVTTLGTFLDPLADKLLISSALVSFVGLKELSIPAWMVVVIISREFLITGLRSLAAAGQVIIPADKAGKFKTTSQTVVCIAILIILVARAYIKTRMPEHTAWLEVLAPAPFTLMFLITVLTFYSGARYLSKYKYLLK is encoded by the coding sequence ATGAACATAGCGCTTCAACTTACCGTTTTCCGTCTGGCGATTCTGCCGTTTTTCGTGTTTCTTATGTACGTCAACAGTTTTGAGGCCCGCCTTGCGGCGCTCGCGCTGTTTCTGCTGGGAATGCTTTCAGACGCGTGGGACGGCTATTTCGCGCGCAAGCGAAATGAAGTGACCACCCTGGGAACTTTTCTTGACCCTCTGGCCGACAAACTCCTGATTTCCTCCGCGCTCGTCTCCTTTGTGGGTCTCAAAGAACTCAGCATCCCGGCGTGGATGGTCGTAGTGATAATATCCAGAGAATTTCTTATCACGGGGCTGCGGTCTCTTGCCGCCGCCGGGCAGGTAATCATTCCGGCCGACAAAGCCGGAAAGTTCAAGACAACTTCTCAGACGGTCGTCTGCATCGCGATACTTATAATTCTGGTGGCCCGCGCTTACATAAAAACCCGCATGCCGGAGCACACGGCGTGGCTTGAAGTGCTGGCCCCCGCGCCATTCACGCTTATGTTCCTTATAACGGTGCTGACTTTTTATTCCGGCGCGCGGTATCTTTCCAAGTACAAATATCTTCTGAAATAA